One region of Priestia megaterium genomic DNA includes:
- a CDS encoding HNH endonuclease: MTSYLIQYIDPKDNEGEEDPLFSEYTYGDKENRGNTLKTEVLKGDFLFFNRSIEDKVCITAFYEVVEVLEIQKAKMDNLIMRNYRNPHLLRSNIQENEVIVFGHPDKSMILDTPLEVNMALLEELSIKLEPSPNQTEKAAISSRLKNYGRFIPLDDSQVNILLGKVNPLHTTSFLKLQKDLEISIVLDKTEKDLVVKARIGQSIFKRTLLAVEKKCRLCGVSDERFLVASHIKPWSQSNNQERLDVDNGLLLCPNHDALFDKGHISFDEDGLILISDSLDKHSKIFLNINETMNIRMKERQKQYMRWHRENIFHIKQYE, from the coding sequence TTGACGAGTTATCTAATTCAATATATAGACCCAAAAGATAATGAGGGGGAAGAAGACCCACTTTTCTCGGAGTACACTTATGGAGATAAAGAGAACAGAGGAAACACTTTAAAAACTGAAGTTTTAAAAGGCGACTTTCTTTTTTTTAACAGAAGTATAGAAGATAAGGTCTGTATCACTGCATTTTACGAAGTCGTAGAGGTTTTGGAAATTCAAAAAGCAAAAATGGATAATTTAATCATGAGGAATTATAGAAATCCTCACTTGTTAAGGAGTAACATCCAGGAGAATGAAGTAATTGTTTTTGGCCATCCAGATAAATCAATGATATTAGATACTCCCTTAGAAGTTAACATGGCATTACTAGAGGAATTATCGATTAAATTAGAGCCTTCTCCAAATCAAACAGAAAAAGCAGCCATTTCATCAAGATTGAAAAATTATGGAAGGTTTATTCCGCTAGACGATTCACAAGTAAACATATTACTCGGGAAAGTGAATCCACTGCATACTACAAGTTTTCTAAAACTTCAGAAAGACTTAGAAATATCGATTGTCTTAGATAAAACTGAAAAAGATTTGGTTGTTAAAGCACGTATAGGACAGTCAATTTTTAAAAGGACTCTTTTAGCTGTAGAAAAGAAATGTCGGTTATGTGGTGTATCAGACGAACGATTTCTAGTAGCAAGCCATATTAAACCTTGGAGTCAATCAAATAATCAAGAAAGGTTAGATGTTGATAATGGTTTGCTACTATGTCCAAACCATGATGCTTTATTCGATAAAGGACATATTAGTTTTGATGAAGATGGTTTAATTTTGATTTCCGATAGCCTGGATAAGCATTCTAAGATTTTTCTTAATATCAATGAAACTATGAATATTAGAATGAAAGAAAGACAGAAGCAGTATATGAGATGGCATAGGGAGAATATATTTCATATCAAACAATATGAATAA
- a CDS encoding P63C domain-containing protein yields MGEKRGLTSEDFVETDVQIIQATHKGEWNPSGTDINIECYVLENGERVFSLRGTARTMGLKGGGALALPRMLSANYIQDYLSKDLKRWMQETSEGKVQKIRPPEGGNPFHAFKATLLVDLADAFYKAKNDSIFDKPNMSYQKDLAERLYNITLAFSKVGINAFIDEITGYQEFREKDALQKLLNLYVEGLFQPWERRFPEEFYIEIFRLKSWKYTGSSQRPHTVAKITNEFIYNFLPDDVMKEVRERKTGNEKLHQWLTSEVGLSHLEKQITSTTTLMRASDTWEEFEKLFNRSFNRNIPEQLNLF; encoded by the coding sequence ATGGGAGAGAAAAGAGGTTTAACTTCGGAGGATTTTGTTGAAACTGATGTACAGATAATTCAAGCAACTCATAAAGGGGAATGGAATCCTTCTGGAACAGATATTAACATAGAGTGCTATGTTCTAGAAAATGGAGAGCGGGTCTTTTCTCTTAGAGGAACGGCTAGAACTATGGGTTTAAAAGGCGGTGGCGCATTGGCATTGCCACGAATGCTAAGTGCAAATTACATTCAAGATTATCTCAGTAAAGATTTAAAGAGATGGATGCAGGAAACTAGCGAAGGAAAAGTACAAAAAATCCGTCCACCAGAAGGCGGAAACCCTTTCCATGCTTTTAAGGCAACCTTACTAGTTGACTTAGCAGATGCGTTTTATAAAGCGAAAAATGATAGTATCTTTGACAAGCCAAACATGTCATATCAGAAAGATTTAGCGGAAAGGCTCTATAATATTACTTTAGCATTCTCAAAAGTCGGAATAAATGCTTTTATCGATGAGATTACTGGTTACCAAGAATTTCGTGAGAAGGATGCTTTACAAAAACTCTTAAACCTTTACGTAGAGGGGCTATTTCAACCATGGGAGCGAAGGTTTCCAGAGGAATTTTATATAGAAATTTTCCGTTTAAAGAGTTGGAAATACACAGGTAGCAGCCAAAGACCACATACTGTAGCAAAGATCACAAATGAATTCATTTATAATTTTCTCCCTGATGATGTAATGAAAGAAGTTCGTGAACGAAAAACGGGCAATGAAAAGCTACATCAATGGTTAACTTCTGAAGTTGGATTAAGCCATTTAGAAAAGCAAATTACATCGACCACTACTTTAATGCGTGCAAGTGACACTTGGGAAGAGTTTGAGAAGCTATTCAATCGTTCTTTTAATAGAAACATACCTGAACAATTAAATCTTTTTTAA
- a CDS encoding ATP-binding protein, giving the protein MSQLNQYIKTNEFTIRPKVDETQEFIEIANDFSNPLELVREAISNSFDAKSNKIWISFQVIREYGESILEIKIKDNGKGMDKEGLHSFFDLGNSLRRGDSTTIGEKGHGTKVYLNSRSIEVITKRGKEKHTAKVIEPYRTLYDRKIPIIHVIKETLDVSDYGTEIIIKGYNNNRRDKFTHEILKDYINWFTKFGSVELHFDQDELKNSKLYLKGLNVTEYEEVSFGHVFPIENYDVSKLFDEYMVKAPDYYCKKIIKVGQLKNFPEIKYEAVFYIEGNKVKQSYNNMLRRKGYSAPTGAYTVQERYGIWLCKDYIPIQKKNEWVTYKGSEYTKFHAFFNCQDLRLTANRGSVDNTPQEILDDIRQVVYEEIYSKIIEGDDWRQLEWLEEEANGYRTTEKENKDFEWRKTRINKSNIAIYEGLTLVQPQRESGVFALAIQLTTVKPSIFPFQILDYDTHAGIDVIVKGDHTTPIYHSKLYYVEFKQYLQNSFNHSFVNLHSIICWDTDIKHGDIIEDINKEKRKMIISPPTQRGEHTKYFLDEPRNPHKIEVFVLKHYLKEKLNIEFRPRTSTEVHN; this is encoded by the coding sequence ATGAGTCAATTGAATCAATATATTAAAACTAATGAATTTACAATAAGACCAAAGGTAGATGAAACACAGGAATTTATTGAAATTGCAAATGATTTCTCTAATCCACTTGAATTAGTTAGAGAGGCAATTAGTAACTCTTTTGATGCAAAGAGCAATAAAATTTGGATATCCTTTCAAGTGATTCGAGAATATGGAGAGAGTATTTTAGAAATTAAAATAAAGGATAACGGAAAAGGAATGGATAAGGAAGGGTTACACTCTTTTTTTGATTTGGGTAACTCTTTAAGAAGAGGAGATAGCACAACCATTGGAGAAAAAGGACACGGAACGAAAGTTTATTTAAATAGTAGAAGCATCGAAGTAATTACGAAAAGGGGGAAAGAAAAGCACACTGCTAAAGTAATTGAGCCTTACAGAACGTTGTATGATAGGAAGATTCCAATCATTCATGTGATAAAAGAAACTCTTGATGTTAGTGATTACGGAACAGAGATTATCATTAAAGGGTATAATAACAACCGAAGGGATAAGTTCACACATGAAATTTTAAAAGATTATATTAATTGGTTCACAAAATTTGGATCGGTTGAACTTCATTTTGACCAGGATGAGCTTAAAAATTCCAAATTGTATTTAAAAGGTTTAAATGTTACTGAATATGAAGAGGTATCTTTCGGTCATGTTTTCCCGATAGAAAACTACGACGTAAGTAAATTATTTGATGAATATATGGTCAAAGCTCCAGATTATTACTGTAAAAAAATTATTAAAGTGGGACAGCTTAAAAATTTCCCTGAAATTAAATATGAAGCTGTTTTTTATATCGAAGGAAATAAGGTTAAACAGAGTTACAACAACATGCTCAGACGAAAAGGCTATTCAGCGCCAACTGGTGCATATACCGTACAAGAAAGATACGGAATTTGGTTATGTAAAGATTACATTCCAATTCAAAAGAAGAACGAATGGGTTACATACAAAGGATCTGAATACACAAAATTTCACGCATTCTTTAATTGCCAGGATCTTAGGCTCACTGCAAATAGAGGGTCAGTAGACAACACACCTCAGGAAATATTAGACGACATTAGACAAGTGGTTTATGAAGAGATATATTCAAAAATTATTGAAGGTGATGATTGGAGACAGCTTGAATGGTTAGAAGAAGAGGCGAATGGTTATCGAACAACGGAAAAAGAGAATAAGGACTTTGAGTGGCGAAAAACTCGGATTAACAAATCAAATATTGCAATATATGAAGGACTAACGCTTGTTCAGCCTCAAAGAGAAAGTGGTGTTTTCGCCTTAGCTATCCAACTTACTACGGTGAAGCCAAGCATATTCCCTTTTCAAATTTTAGATTATGATACACATGCAGGAATAGATGTAATTGTAAAAGGGGATCACACAACACCAATTTATCACTCTAAACTTTATTATGTTGAATTCAAACAGTATCTACAGAATAGCTTCAATCATTCTTTTGTCAATTTGCATAGCATTATTTGTTGGGATACAGACATTAAGCATGGAGATATCATTGAAGATATTAATAAAGAAAAAAGAAAAATGATAATTTCACCTCCAACTCAAAGAGGAGAACACACAAAATATTTTCTAGATGAACCAAGAAACCCACATAAAATTGAAGTGTTTGTTTTAAAACATTACCTGAAAGAAAAATTGAACATTGAATTTAGACCAAGAACTTCAACCGAAGTTCATAATTAA
- a CDS encoding helix-turn-helix domain-containing protein, translated as MNINNFGRDIKALRTKKNIGSRELSRLIGKAETYISQLERGLIKKPDYNTAYDIMKHLEFTDDTIEDFLYNFYQIKSPQRMKFDEEEIENWEKKRAAEIEEMLCKKSQNIETNQDHQACKFEADRLDITSKWMIELIQKLDEKNEEIKRELTFNIEKNAQTFESVIENLHSLITSMRKNRENFNFFVGIFKDDLSVLSEESKEKILKAVKEEVRKLNQNKEQI; from the coding sequence ATGAATATTAATAATTTTGGTAGAGATATTAAAGCATTGAGAACAAAGAAAAACATTGGTTCTAGAGAGTTATCTCGCTTGATTGGAAAAGCGGAAACATATATTTCTCAATTGGAAAGAGGATTAATTAAAAAACCAGATTATAATACAGCTTACGATATAATGAAGCATTTAGAATTTACAGATGATACTATTGAAGATTTTTTATATAATTTTTATCAAATTAAATCACCACAAAGGATGAAATTTGATGAAGAAGAGATTGAAAACTGGGAGAAAAAGAGAGCTGCAGAAATCGAAGAAATGTTATGCAAGAAATCACAAAACATAGAAACAAATCAGGATCATCAAGCATGTAAGTTTGAAGCAGATAGGCTTGATATTACAAGTAAATGGATGATAGAATTAATACAAAAATTAGATGAGAAAAACGAAGAAATTAAAAGGGAGCTTACATTTAATATTGAAAAAAATGCACAAACTTTTGAGAGCGTCATCGAGAACCTGCATTCTTTAATAACATCAATGAGAAAAAATAGAGAAAATTTTAATTTTTTTGTAGGAATATTTAAGGATGATTTAAGTGTACTTAGTGAGGAGAGTAAGGAAAAGATACTAAAAGCTGTGAAAGAAGAAGTAAGAAAGCTTAATCAAAACAAAGAACAAATATAG